In Bosea vestrisii, the following are encoded in one genomic region:
- a CDS encoding NAD(P)/FAD-dependent oxidoreductase, protein MSEAEANMRRSFDVVIVGGGVIGSSIAYFLAESSDFTGSIAVIERDSTYAIASSSLSSSSIRQQFGTVPNIAMSAWSIEFLRQARAHLSVPDNVADIGLREPGYLFLGGPGSEGYFRAKHEIQRSAGVPSLLLTPDDLRERYPDLNADDVAIASVGLEKEGWFDGPGLHQAFRRKARSLGVTYINGEVSGLDRVGSRIGAVVMADGQRISCDTVVGAAGCWSGIIGRMAGIEVPVVPRKRCTFVLDSPANTPAGHFLHDTTGVWIRPEGHLFICGTTPAHENEADDFTLEVDYDLFDDEIWPALAHRMPGFERLRMLRAWAGLYEYNLFDHSAIIGRHPEIANFVLCTGFSGHGMMHSPAAGQGVADLITFGEYRQIDLTEFGIERIAANRPIPEHVY, encoded by the coding sequence ATGAGTGAAGCGGAAGCAAATATGCGGCGGTCATTCGACGTGGTCATCGTCGGCGGCGGGGTCATCGGAAGCTCCATCGCTTATTTTTTAGCGGAGAGCTCCGATTTCACGGGAAGCATTGCTGTAATCGAACGCGATTCCACTTATGCGATCGCATCCTCGTCGCTCTCCTCGAGCTCGATCCGTCAGCAATTCGGTACGGTGCCGAATATCGCCATGTCGGCGTGGAGCATCGAGTTCCTCAGGCAGGCGAGGGCGCATTTGTCCGTCCCGGACAATGTCGCCGACATTGGCCTGCGCGAGCCGGGATACCTCTTCCTCGGTGGGCCTGGCTCTGAAGGGTATTTTCGAGCCAAGCACGAAATCCAGCGCAGCGCGGGCGTTCCCTCGCTGTTGTTAACTCCCGACGACCTCCGCGAGCGCTATCCGGATCTGAATGCCGACGACGTGGCAATCGCTTCGGTCGGCCTCGAGAAGGAAGGGTGGTTCGACGGGCCCGGATTGCATCAGGCATTTCGCAGGAAGGCTCGTTCCCTCGGGGTGACGTATATCAACGGCGAGGTCAGCGGGCTGGACAGGGTCGGCTCTCGGATCGGGGCGGTGGTGATGGCAGACGGCCAGCGGATATCTTGCGATACCGTGGTCGGCGCGGCGGGCTGCTGGAGCGGGATCATCGGACGGATGGCGGGCATCGAAGTCCCCGTCGTGCCGCGGAAGCGGTGCACGTTCGTATTGGATAGTCCCGCGAACACGCCGGCCGGCCACTTTCTCCACGACACCACGGGCGTTTGGATCAGGCCGGAAGGTCACCTCTTCATCTGCGGCACCACGCCAGCCCATGAAAACGAGGCCGATGATTTCACGTTGGAGGTCGACTACGATCTCTTCGACGACGAAATCTGGCCGGCGCTCGCCCATCGCATGCCGGGGTTCGAGCGGCTTCGGATGCTGAGAGCCTGGGCCGGCCTCTACGAGTATAATCTTTTCGATCATAGCGCGATCATCGGGCGCCACCCCGAGATTGCAAATTTCGTCCTGTGTACCGGCTTCAGCGGTCACGGGATGATGCATTCGCCCGCCGCGGGCCAAGGCGTGGCCGACCTTATCACCTTCGGGGAGTACCGTCAGATCGACCTCACCGAATTCGGTATTGAACGCATCGCCGCAAACCGGCCTATTCCGGAACATGTCTATTGA
- a CDS encoding RraA family protein, protein MTELSVLEGFRTAATPLISDNLHRLPGAVGLRPFHRSGRMVGRALTVRTAPGDNLFIHKALELIKPGDVIVVDGGGSPDRALIGEIMINIAKYQSAAGFVIDGAIRDTAAIESLDFPCFARTAIHKGPYKNGPGEINVPVSVGGMVVNPGDVVVGDEDGVVAFPFEGAEALLKLVRDQEMREEETLKSIREGRYVGAYGVKPAA, encoded by the coding sequence ATGACCGAGTTGTCAGTTCTCGAAGGCTTTCGCACGGCCGCTACGCCGTTGATAAGTGACAACCTCCATCGGCTGCCGGGTGCCGTGGGTTTGCGTCCGTTTCACCGTAGTGGCCGGATGGTCGGCAGGGCGCTTACCGTAAGGACCGCGCCCGGGGATAACCTTTTCATTCACAAGGCGCTCGAATTGATCAAGCCTGGCGATGTCATCGTGGTGGATGGCGGCGGGAGTCCCGACCGAGCTCTCATCGGCGAGATCATGATCAACATTGCCAAATACCAAAGCGCGGCAGGCTTCGTGATCGACGGCGCTATTCGAGACACCGCCGCGATCGAGAGCCTCGATTTTCCCTGCTTCGCTCGGACTGCCATTCATAAGGGGCCGTATAAGAATGGACCTGGGGAAATCAACGTGCCGGTATCGGTCGGGGGCATGGTGGTAAATCCCGGGGACGTCGTGGTTGGTGACGAGGACGGAGTGGTCGCCTTTCCTTTCGAGGGAGCGGAAGCGCTCCTGAAACTGGTGCGCGATCAGGAAATGCGCGAAGAAGAGACCCTTAAAAGCATCCGAGAGGGACGGTATGTCGGTGCCTATGGCGTCAAGCCTGCTGCTTAG
- a CDS encoding pyridoxal phosphate-dependent aminotransferase — protein MSVVAPRMAVIKPSPSMAVTATAARLKAEGVDVISLGAGEPDFPTPDHVVEAAVEAMRRGETRYTAVNGTPALKEAVIRKFRRENELEFEPKEIIVSAGAKQIIYNAMMASLAPGDEVIVPAPYWVSYTDIVLLGEGTPVVVQCDESTGFKLSPESLRKALSSRTKWLFLNSPSNPTGAIYSRDELAALGAVLERFPAVHILTDDIYEHIRFDGRPFHTIAQACPFLKPRVLTINGVSKAYAMTGWRIGYAAGPRELIKAMGTVQGQSTTNACSISQAAAAAALDGPQDFLAERTKAFELRRDRVLSELAGIDGLRCETPEGAFYVYPSCRGLLGKIRPNGRTLDTDDDVALFLLEEARVAVVQGSAYGGSPHFRMSIATSMNNLIEATQRIGEATAGLR, from the coding sequence ATGTCTGTAGTCGCGCCGCGGATGGCGGTGATCAAGCCAAGCCCGAGCATGGCCGTCACCGCGACGGCCGCTCGCCTGAAAGCGGAAGGTGTCGACGTCATCAGCCTAGGTGCGGGTGAACCGGACTTTCCCACGCCTGACCATGTCGTCGAAGCTGCGGTCGAAGCGATGCGCCGCGGTGAAACACGCTACACGGCCGTCAACGGTACCCCGGCCCTAAAAGAGGCGGTGATCCGAAAGTTCAGGCGCGAGAACGAGCTCGAGTTCGAACCTAAGGAAATCATCGTAAGCGCGGGCGCCAAGCAGATCATCTACAACGCGATGATGGCCAGCCTGGCGCCCGGCGATGAGGTGATCGTACCCGCGCCGTACTGGGTCTCCTACACCGACATCGTCCTTCTTGGAGAAGGCACGCCGGTCGTGGTGCAATGCGACGAGAGCACCGGCTTCAAGCTGAGCCCCGAAAGCCTGAGGAAGGCGTTGAGCTCGCGCACGAAATGGCTATTCCTCAACAGCCCATCAAACCCGACGGGCGCAATCTATAGCCGGGACGAGCTGGCCGCGCTCGGAGCCGTGCTTGAGCGATTTCCCGCGGTTCACATCCTAACGGACGACATCTACGAACATATCCGGTTCGATGGCCGGCCGTTTCACACGATCGCCCAAGCGTGCCCTTTCTTGAAGCCGCGCGTGTTGACGATCAACGGTGTCTCCAAGGCTTACGCGATGACGGGCTGGCGGATCGGCTACGCCGCCGGTCCGCGCGAACTGATCAAGGCGATGGGCACGGTCCAAGGGCAGAGCACGACGAATGCCTGCTCGATTTCGCAGGCAGCTGCGGCCGCAGCCCTGGACGGCCCGCAGGATTTCCTGGCCGAGCGCACGAAAGCTTTCGAGCTCCGCCGGGACCGTGTGCTGAGCGAGCTGGCGGGAATTGACGGACTCCGATGCGAGACACCGGAAGGAGCCTTCTATGTCTATCCCTCGTGCCGCGGGTTGCTCGGGAAGATCCGGCCCAACGGGCGTACCCTCGACACCGACGACGATGTCGCTCTGTTTCTGCTGGAGGAGGCACGTGTCGCCGTGGTGCAGGGAAGCGCCTACGGCGGCTCCCCTCATTTCAGGATGTCGATCGCGACGTCGATGAACAATCTGATCGAAGCGACGCAGCGCATCGGCGAAGCCACCGCCGGCCTTCGCTAG
- a CDS encoding GntR family transcriptional regulator yields the protein MSDTIVQKKTISSQVADVLRKRILSGEYEAGTRLRQEHIASEIGVSRIPVREALHQLHSEGYVTLVSQKGAVVSAISLGEILEMFELRARVETWLLALAIPRMTEIDFAKAQDALEHFSREGRHSEYSHALNWKFHSALYEPSGRVMTIDLVAKIHQQIERYTRLMVSLAGSQEKASREHALLLALCRTGDVERAVALLDQHITDGGQFLVERITALRAKEPADVSPEPKRRRVAR from the coding sequence ATGTCGGATACAATCGTTCAGAAAAAGACGATATCGTCGCAGGTTGCCGACGTCCTTCGGAAGCGCATTCTATCGGGTGAATACGAGGCCGGTACACGGCTCCGCCAGGAGCATATCGCCTCCGAGATCGGCGTGAGCCGAATCCCCGTTCGCGAAGCACTGCATCAGCTCCACTCCGAGGGGTATGTTACGCTCGTATCCCAAAAAGGCGCCGTGGTTTCGGCGATCTCCCTTGGAGAGATCTTGGAGATGTTCGAACTGAGGGCGCGGGTGGAGACTTGGCTTCTCGCTCTCGCGATTCCGCGAATGACCGAAATCGACTTTGCGAAGGCGCAGGACGCTCTGGAGCATTTCTCAAGAGAGGGCCGACACTCGGAGTACTCTCACGCGTTAAACTGGAAGTTTCATAGCGCTCTTTATGAGCCATCCGGACGGGTGATGACGATCGATTTGGTGGCCAAGATCCATCAGCAGATCGAGCGCTACACGCGCCTCATGGTTTCGCTAGCTGGGAGCCAAGAGAAGGCCAGCCGCGAACACGCCCTGCTCCTAGCGCTTTGCCGGACCGGTGACGTCGAGCGAGCCGTGGCCCTTTTGGATCAGCACATAACCGATGGCGGCCAGTTCCTGGTTGAGCGAATAACGGCACTTCGTGCAAAAGAGCCTGCTGACGTATCGCCCGAGCCTAAGCGGCGGCGTGTGGCCAGGTAG
- a CDS encoding ABC transporter permease, which translates to MDMFLQQVVNGLITGSFYALIALGYSMVFGVIKLLNFAHGDIYMTGGFVGLGILTVISGFAGSGWLGVMLALVFSVLAVGLLGVFIERVAYRPMRGAPRLSILITALAASMVLNSSILALTGGRHEAFYADLGFAGFFVGDVRITLTQFVLVGLSIALMIGLELFVSRTLYGKAMRAVAIDMNAARLMGIDVDRVISLTFFIGSGLAAAGGVMAGAYYGSLHFFMGFTMGLKAFTAAVIGGIGSIPGAMLGGILLGLLEAFSSSLLLCQLGVERRLRLRGADRFPGLQADRSARAKPRGARMMNVAEETTQEGTKEPAPTFGADRRTAQIGVALLISAALLPLVSNSYTLEVGTMILLYMVLCLGLNVVVGYAGLLDLGYAAFFAVGAYSAGILTTQFGFNFWLTVPVAIVAACIAGVIIGAPTLRLRSDYLAIVTLGFGEIVRIIARNLEVTGGASGLIGIQRPSLFGYELNHVAHYYYAFLILVVLTIFVCVSIGRSRIGRAWLYVRYDEDAAAGIGINRVAVKLYAYVTGAVIASIAGTLYAAKMTAISPESFTFMQSLLILLGVVLGGMGKIPGVILGAAVMTLLPEIMREAGTYRPLVTALALLALMLLRPHGLWPDRRA; encoded by the coding sequence ATGGACATGTTCCTGCAACAGGTCGTCAACGGGCTGATCACCGGCTCGTTCTACGCCCTGATCGCGCTCGGCTATTCGATGGTGTTCGGAGTCATCAAGCTCCTGAATTTCGCCCACGGCGATATCTACATGACGGGCGGGTTCGTCGGCCTGGGGATCTTGACCGTGATCTCGGGGTTCGCGGGATCCGGTTGGCTCGGCGTCATGCTCGCTCTGGTTTTCAGCGTCCTGGCCGTAGGCCTCCTCGGTGTATTCATAGAGCGCGTTGCCTATCGCCCGATGCGCGGCGCTCCTCGACTGTCGATATTGATCACGGCGTTGGCCGCCTCGATGGTCTTGAACTCTTCGATCCTGGCCCTGACAGGCGGTCGCCATGAAGCCTTCTACGCCGATCTGGGCTTCGCCGGCTTCTTCGTCGGCGACGTGCGCATTACCTTGACCCAGTTCGTGCTGGTCGGTCTGTCCATCGCACTGATGATCGGCCTCGAGCTATTCGTTTCCCGAACGCTTTACGGCAAGGCCATGCGCGCGGTCGCGATCGACATGAACGCAGCCCGGCTGATGGGGATCGACGTCGACCGCGTCATCAGTCTCACGTTCTTCATCGGCTCGGGCCTCGCCGCAGCGGGCGGCGTAATGGCTGGCGCATATTACGGAAGCCTTCATTTCTTCATGGGCTTCACGATGGGGCTCAAGGCTTTCACGGCAGCCGTTATCGGAGGAATCGGCTCGATTCCGGGCGCCATGCTTGGAGGGATCCTCCTTGGCCTCCTGGAGGCCTTCAGCTCGTCGCTGCTTCTTTGTCAGCTCGGCGTGGAGAGACGTCTTCGTCTTCGGGGCGCTGATCGCTTTCCTGGTCTTCAAGCCGACCGGTCTGCTCGGGCGAAGCCTCGTGGAGCGCGTATGATGAACGTCGCCGAGGAGACGACCCAAGAAGGCACCAAAGAGCCGGCGCCGACTTTCGGCGCTGATCGCAGGACGGCCCAAATCGGCGTCGCCTTACTCATAAGCGCTGCGCTCTTGCCGCTGGTGAGCAACTCCTACACGCTGGAGGTGGGCACGATGATCCTCCTCTACATGGTGCTTTGTCTGGGACTGAACGTCGTGGTGGGTTATGCGGGCCTGCTCGATCTCGGATACGCGGCATTCTTCGCCGTAGGGGCATATTCCGCCGGCATTCTGACGACCCAATTCGGTTTCAACTTCTGGCTCACGGTGCCGGTCGCGATCGTCGCCGCGTGCATCGCGGGGGTGATCATCGGCGCTCCGACGTTGCGTCTTCGCAGCGATTATCTCGCGATCGTCACCTTGGGCTTCGGGGAAATCGTGCGGATCATTGCGCGTAATCTCGAAGTGACGGGAGGCGCGAGCGGTCTTATCGGCATCCAAAGGCCGAGCCTGTTCGGGTACGAGCTGAACCATGTCGCCCACTACTACTATGCATTTCTGATCTTGGTGGTGCTGACGATCTTCGTCTGCGTCAGCATCGGTCGATCGCGGATCGGACGCGCGTGGCTCTATGTTCGATACGACGAGGACGCTGCAGCGGGGATTGGAATCAACCGCGTCGCGGTGAAGCTTTACGCCTACGTGACGGGTGCGGTCATCGCGTCGATTGCCGGGACGCTCTACGCCGCGAAGATGACGGCCATCTCGCCGGAAAGCTTCACGTTCATGCAGTCCCTGCTGATCTTGTTGGGCGTCGTACTCGGAGGCATGGGGAAGATCCCGGGCGTCATCTTGGGTGCGGCGGTCATGACACTCTTGCCGGAGATCATGCGCGAAGCCGGAACGTATCGGCCCCTCGTGACCGCGCTCGCACTCCTGGCACTGATGCTTTTGCGCCCTCACGGCCTTTGGCCCGACCGGAGGGCTTAG
- a CDS encoding ABC transporter ATP-binding protein, whose translation MTNEIVLSVDAIDAHYGHIQALRGVSLEVKRGQLVALLGANGAGKSTVLRTISGLVRATAGRVDFLGEDIASTPAHRLPYRGLVHVPEGRRIFGGMTILENLDLGSFVLRDDAERKRRLDNVFGLFPILAERARQDASLLSGGQQQMLAIGRALMASPKLLLLDEPSMGLAPLMVKEVMQIVERLHRQGVTILLVEQNSKVALKYADYAYVLDSGRIALQGTSDELLRDDLIIKTYLGSPIS comes from the coding sequence ATGACGAACGAGATCGTTCTGTCGGTCGACGCCATCGACGCCCACTACGGTCACATCCAGGCGTTGCGAGGAGTGTCCCTAGAGGTCAAGCGAGGGCAGCTCGTCGCCTTGCTCGGCGCCAACGGGGCAGGCAAGTCGACGGTGCTGAGAACAATATCGGGCCTGGTTCGCGCCACGGCGGGACGGGTCGACTTCCTGGGCGAGGACATCGCCTCGACCCCGGCGCACCGTCTGCCCTATCGAGGGCTCGTGCACGTTCCGGAGGGCCGCCGGATTTTTGGCGGAATGACGATCCTCGAGAATCTGGACCTCGGATCGTTCGTGTTGCGCGACGACGCCGAGAGAAAGCGCCGGCTCGATAACGTATTCGGGTTGTTCCCAATCCTCGCCGAACGAGCTCGGCAGGACGCTTCGCTTCTCTCCGGTGGACAGCAGCAGATGCTCGCGATCGGCCGCGCGCTCATGGCGTCGCCCAAACTGCTGCTGCTCGACGAGCCGTCGATGGGTCTCGCGCCTCTGATGGTGAAGGAGGTCATGCAGATCGTCGAGCGATTGCATCGCCAGGGCGTAACGATCTTGCTCGTCGAGCAAAACAGTAAGGTCGCGCTGAAATATGCCGATTACGCTTATGTGCTCGATAGCGGCCGTATCGCGCTGCAGGGCACCTCCGATGAGCTTCTGAGGGATGACCTGATCATCAAGACGTATCTCGGCAGCCCTATCAGCTGA
- a CDS encoding ABC transporter ATP-binding protein: protein MSLLLVEKLSLQFGGLIVLKDVSFEVQANGIHSLIGPNGAGKTSLFNCLTGFYRQSSGDIRLRGESIGAMPPHRITQRGIARTFQNIRLFREMTVLENVMAGRHCRSHHGILAAIAHLPSQRREERDIEARSRQWLDFVGIPHLWDRIAGTLSYGDQRRVEWARAMASDPALLLLDEPAAGLNHSEKAELADTIRRVRDQGVTILLIEHDMGLVMQVSEHVVVLDHGQKIAEGSPRQIQNDSKVIEAYLGSDA from the coding sequence ATGTCGCTTCTACTCGTCGAGAAGCTCAGCCTCCAGTTCGGTGGGCTGATCGTCCTGAAGGATGTCTCCTTCGAGGTTCAGGCCAACGGCATCCATAGCCTGATCGGGCCAAATGGCGCCGGCAAGACGTCACTATTCAACTGCCTGACCGGCTTTTATCGCCAGTCGAGTGGAGACATCCGGCTGCGTGGCGAAAGCATTGGCGCCATGCCGCCGCACCGCATCACGCAACGAGGCATCGCGCGAACCTTCCAGAATATCCGACTGTTTCGCGAGATGACCGTCCTGGAGAACGTCATGGCCGGCCGTCACTGCCGGAGCCATCATGGAATCCTGGCAGCGATCGCGCACCTCCCGTCGCAGCGACGCGAGGAAAGGGATATCGAAGCCCGGAGTAGGCAGTGGCTGGATTTCGTCGGCATCCCTCATCTTTGGGATCGGATAGCCGGCACGCTTTCCTATGGCGACCAGAGACGGGTCGAGTGGGCGCGCGCGATGGCGTCCGATCCAGCGCTCTTGCTCCTGGACGAACCTGCGGCGGGGCTTAACCACTCGGAAAAGGCCGAGCTCGCGGATACGATCCGGCGGGTTCGCGACCAGGGCGTCACGATCCTCCTGATCGAGCATGACATGGGCCTGGTCATGCAGGTCTCGGAGCATGTCGTGGTACTGGATCACGGGCAGAAAATCGCGGAAGGTTCCCCGCGGCAGATACAGAACGACTCCAAGGTCATCGAAGCTTACTTGGGATCGGACGCATGA
- a CDS encoding ABC transporter substrate-binding protein: MAASITRRHFALGATAIATAPTSARAQARGRLVVGTWGGDSQKVLEDYVAAPHLRPAGIDTVFDAAPATSRKVKLLAERALPRGSLDVAGFTDADAYLLWKNGVVEDIDYSQIKSADRIIPSLRKPYMIPQFFSTRVIIYNPQKVTETPTSFADLWNPKYAGRVGLIDIQYLPTIETAAFVNGGSQSNFEPGKEKLLELKKMGMKVYPTNEAMAQALQSGECWICFMWQARAVMWQNAGIPIKFVFPKEGYYLYLAGFTIPKNARNKNAAYQFLNTSLQTDTQTGFANSFGFNPPVTGVDLPSDYQARIGVPPGAEDKLQFQDNEYILANDAQLKDWWDKVLKA; the protein is encoded by the coding sequence ATGGCAGCAAGCATCACCCGACGTCATTTCGCACTCGGCGCGACAGCGATCGCGACCGCTCCTACGTCGGCCCGGGCGCAAGCCCGTGGCCGGCTCGTCGTAGGAACGTGGGGCGGCGATTCTCAGAAAGTCCTCGAGGATTACGTCGCGGCCCCGCATCTGAGGCCGGCGGGCATAGACACTGTCTTTGACGCAGCGCCTGCCACGTCACGGAAGGTCAAGCTGCTTGCCGAGAGGGCGCTTCCCCGCGGCAGCTTGGATGTCGCGGGCTTCACGGACGCGGATGCCTATCTGCTTTGGAAGAACGGGGTCGTTGAGGACATAGACTATAGCCAGATCAAGAGCGCTGATCGGATCATACCTAGCTTGCGTAAGCCTTACATGATCCCGCAATTCTTCAGCACGCGTGTGATCATCTATAATCCCCAGAAAGTAACTGAGACGCCAACGTCGTTCGCGGACCTCTGGAATCCGAAGTACGCGGGACGCGTTGGCCTGATTGATATCCAGTACCTTCCGACCATCGAAACCGCTGCGTTCGTCAATGGGGGATCCCAGTCGAATTTCGAGCCAGGCAAAGAGAAGCTGCTTGAACTCAAGAAGATGGGTATGAAGGTTTACCCGACCAACGAAGCCATGGCGCAGGCGTTGCAATCTGGAGAATGCTGGATTTGCTTCATGTGGCAGGCCAGAGCGGTGATGTGGCAGAACGCGGGAATTCCGATCAAATTTGTATTCCCAAAGGAAGGTTACTACCTCTACTTGGCAGGCTTCACAATTCCCAAGAACGCGAGAAACAAGAACGCGGCATACCAGTTTCTGAACACAAGCTTGCAAACCGACACACAGACGGGTTTCGCCAATAGCTTTGGGTTCAATCCACCGGTAACCGGAGTTGATCTCCCGAGCGATTATCAGGCCCGGATCGGCGTACCGCCGGGAGCTGAGGATAAGCTGCAGTTCCAGGACAACGAGTATATCCTCGCGAATGACGCGCAA
- a CDS encoding ABC transporter substrate-binding protein gives MTNLINRRRFTQLLGGATAASALPNSAGAQSGRRLVIGNWGGDSQKVLDNFIVSPYLKPKGIDVSFDAAAEAPRKVKILAERALPRGTMDIAGLTDSGAYELFKNNALEEIDYSRISAASQIIPELRKPYMLPQFFSTRVILYNPERINPAPTSYADLWNPAYAGKVGVIDIQYQSTIESAALVGGGSISNYEPGKQKLLELKKMGVRVYPTNEAMAQALQSGECSICIMWQARGVMWQNAGIPIKIAFPKEGLALYQAGFSIPKNARNKNEAYEFLNAALQTDTQTGFANAFGYNPPLKDFPLPADYRARIGIPEGMDKQILLADNDYLLKNDALLKDWWDKVFKA, from the coding sequence ATGACTAATCTCATTAATCGCCGTCGATTCACGCAGTTGCTTGGCGGTGCGACGGCCGCGAGCGCGTTGCCTAATTCCGCGGGGGCCCAGAGCGGGCGACGGCTCGTCATCGGCAACTGGGGCGGAGACTCGCAGAAGGTCCTCGATAATTTCATCGTGTCTCCCTATCTGAAGCCGAAAGGTATCGACGTATCGTTCGATGCCGCCGCCGAGGCGCCGCGAAAGGTCAAGATACTCGCCGAGCGGGCTTTGCCGCGCGGAACCATGGACATTGCCGGGCTCACGGATTCCGGGGCTTACGAGCTTTTCAAGAATAACGCGCTCGAAGAGATCGACTACAGTCGCATTTCGGCTGCATCGCAAATAATCCCGGAATTGCGCAAGCCCTACATGCTGCCTCAGTTCTTCAGCACGCGGGTTATTCTCTATAATCCCGAGCGCATCAATCCGGCGCCGACATCCTATGCCGACCTTTGGAACCCGGCTTATGCAGGCAAGGTGGGGGTGATCGACATCCAGTATCAGTCGACAATCGAATCCGCCGCACTCGTAGGCGGGGGCTCGATCTCGAATTACGAGCCCGGCAAGCAGAAATTACTCGAGCTCAAGAAAATGGGCGTCCGAGTCTATCCGACGAACGAAGCCATGGCACAGGCACTGCAGAGCGGTGAATGCTCGATCTGCATTATGTGGCAAGCTCGTGGAGTGATGTGGCAGAATGCGGGTATCCCGATCAAGATCGCCTTCCCGAAGGAAGGTTTGGCGCTCTATCAGGCCGGATTCTCAATTCCGAAAAATGCCCGCAACAAGAACGAGGCGTATGAGTTTCTCAACGCCGCCCTGCAAACGGATACTCAGACGGGGTTCGCTAATGCGTTTGGCTACAACCCGCCACTAAAAGACTTCCCGTTGCCTGCGGATTACCGTGCGAGGATTGGAATCCCGGAAGGCATGGACAAGCAGATCCTTCTTGCCGACAATGATTACCTTCTCAAGAATGATGCCTTGTTAAAGGACTGGTGGGACAAGGTATTTAAGGCCTGA
- a CDS encoding branched-chain amino acid ABC transporter substrate-binding protein, producing MNGKPISFLAAVAMAAMSAGGATAQDITLGIIAPMSGQLAGEGKDLENAIKLAVSKLNAAGGIAGKKITTVTADDACDPQQAAAAASKLVSSNVTAVVGGYCSGAVLPTLRIYGDARVPFVIVGANSTRLVEANPGNAFLVNSTGDAQAVTAIELFGKKGFKTLAIVDEGDAYSADLSRLIAGGFEKAGGKVVAKDTVATGEQDFSALVSRIRAAKPDAVLWTAYHGGGALLTRQLRQAGFTGAIVLGDGNNSPEYLKIAGSASEGVYLFSPPVLEFLPDAKNFQTEYKSASNRDPGAYAALAFDAANVAGDAISRAGSTNGTEIIKALKATNYKGLAGVVQFTDKNTLAGSNFATLQAKAGRWTLAQ from the coding sequence ATGAACGGAAAGCCAATTTCTTTCCTTGCTGCAGTGGCAATGGCCGCGATGTCCGCTGGGGGCGCAACCGCCCAAGACATCACGCTTGGCATTATCGCTCCGATGTCGGGCCAGCTGGCTGGCGAGGGAAAAGATCTCGAAAACGCCATCAAGCTTGCGGTTTCGAAGTTGAATGCAGCGGGCGGCATCGCCGGGAAGAAGATCACGACCGTTACCGCGGACGACGCGTGCGACCCGCAGCAGGCGGCCGCAGCGGCCAGCAAACTCGTATCGAGCAATGTGACAGCGGTCGTCGGGGGCTATTGCTCGGGTGCCGTGCTTCCCACGCTGCGGATCTACGGCGATGCGCGCGTGCCATTCGTGATTGTCGGAGCCAACTCCACGCGGCTGGTCGAGGCCAATCCAGGCAATGCCTTTCTCGTGAACTCCACGGGCGATGCGCAAGCCGTCACCGCAATCGAGCTTTTCGGGAAAAAAGGCTTCAAGACGCTTGCTATCGTCGACGAGGGTGACGCCTATTCGGCCGATCTTTCGCGACTGATCGCCGGGGGCTTCGAAAAGGCAGGCGGGAAGGTGGTGGCGAAAGATACCGTCGCCACTGGCGAACAAGACTTCTCGGCGCTCGTCTCCCGGATCCGTGCTGCCAAGCCCGACGCGGTTTTGTGGACGGCTTATCACGGCGGCGGCGCTCTGCTGACCCGGCAGCTGCGGCAGGCCGGATTTACCGGGGCGATCGTGCTTGGCGACGGCAACAATTCCCCCGAATACCTCAAGATCGCAGGTTCGGCCTCGGAGGGCGTCTACCTGTTCTCCCCGCCGGTGCTGGAATTCTTGCCCGACGCGAAGAATTTCCAGACCGAGTACAAGAGCGCGTCCAATCGGGATCCGGGCGCGTACGCGGCCCTTGCGTTCGATGCCGCAAACGTCGCTGGCGACGCCATCTCACGCGCTGGCTCGACCAACGGGACGGAGATCATAAAGGCGCTGAAGGCAACCAACTATAAGGGGTTGGCCGGCGTGGTGCAGTTCACCGACAAGAACACGTTGGCCGGCTCGAACTTTGCGACCCTTCAGGCCAAGGCCGGACGCTGGACGCTCGCGCAGTAA